CAACGGCGAGCACGGCCAGGAGCGCGTCGACGGCGATGACCGGTGGCGTGGTCATCGGGTGTGGGTCCGGGGGCAGAGGACGCGGACGCTGCCGCCGGGGTGGGTGGGCTCGAACACGGGGAGGACCGAAGGGTCGAGGCGGTCGGCCCAGCGGGGGACGTGGCCGGTCGCGGAGAGGCCGGTGGCCGGATCGGCGGTGCGGAGGGGGACGGCCCGGGCGCGGCCGTCTGGGGTGGTGAGGAGCTCGGCGACGACGGTGACGCGGCGGCCGGGGCGGGCGGCGGGGGTGCGCTCCAGGTGGACGACCGCGCCGATGCCGCCGCCGACGAGGCGGCGGACGACGTCGAGGCCGGCGCCTGGTGCGGTCAGGGCCATGGCTTCGAGACGGGCGGGTACCTCCTCGGGGCCGCCGGCGTGGAGGGTGGTCATGAGACCGCGGTGGCCGGTGTTGGCGGCCTGCAGCATGTCCAGCACCTCGGGGCCGCGGACCTCGCCGACGACGATGCGGTCGGGGCGCATGCGGAGGGCGTTGCGGACCAGCTCGCGCAGCGGCACCTCGCCCCGGCCCTCCACGTTGGGGGGTCGCGCCTCGAGCCGGACGACGTGGGGGCCGGGAAGCCGCAGCTCGGCGAGGTCCTCGACGGTGACTACCCGTTCGCGTGCCGGGATGGCGGCGGCGAGGACGTTGAGCAGGGTCGTCTTGCCGGTGCCGGTGGCGCCCGACACGGCGATGGCGATCCCGGCGGCGACCATGGCCTCCAGCAGCCGGGCCGTGGCGAGGTCGAGGGCGTCCCGCTCGATCAGGTCGCGGAGCTGGAGCCGCCGCCGGGCGAAGCTGCGGATGGTGACGACCGGGCCGTCGGGGGCGAGCGGAGGCAGCACGGCATGGAGCCGCTCCCCACCCGGGAGGCGGGCGTCGACCCAGGGACGGGACTCGTCCACGCGGAGCCCGAGCGGGGCGACCACGCGCTGCACCAGGGCGGCCACGGCGGCGGCCGAGGCGAAGCGGACGGCGGCCCGTTCGACGACGCCCGCCCGCTCCACCCACACCTCGGCGGGGCCGTTGACCATGACGTCGGTCACCAGCGGGTCGGCGAGCAGCGGTGCCAGCGGGCCGAGGCCGGTCAGCTCGTCGGCGATCGAGCGAACGACCGCCGTGAGGTCGGGGGCGGGGAGCTGGACGCCGTCCTCGTCGAGGGCGTCGGCCACCGCCGCCCGGAGGCCGGCGACGTCGCTGGCGACCGCGCCGGTCGCGGCCAGCCGGCGCTGGACCCGCTGGACCAGCCCCGGGGGCACCCCGCCGGCCATACCGACCCTGCTGGCCGCGGCCGCGATGGTCGAGGCGCCGGTCCCGGCCGCACCGGCGCCAGCGCCGGGCCATGGCCTGGTGCCGGCCGGACCGACGCCGGCACCCGCCTCGGCGTCGGACCACGGCCTGGGCCCGCGGGCGCGGTGGTCGGGGAGGTGGGTCCGGGGGGTCATGTGGACATCGCCGTGAACGGGACCACGCGGTTCGCCAGGGCCACCATGGCCTGGACCGCGGGGAGGTCGTGGCGGTCGAGGAGCAGGACGCCGTCCTCGGCGGCGGCGGCCAGTTCGGGGGCGGCGGCCGGGATCAGGGCCCAGAGCTGGTCGCCGAGGACGGCGCGGACCTCGCGGGGAGCGAGGGGAGCTCGCGGCCGGACACCGGTGACGACGGCGCCGGCGGCGTCGGGGTCGCGACCGGCCGCCGTCCAGGCGCCCAGGGCCGCCTGGAGGGCGCGGACGCCGGCCGTCTCGCAGCGAGCGATGGCGACCAGGGCGTCGGCCTGGGACAGGGCCGCCTGGACGGCCGGTCCGTCCGTGGCGGGGAGATCGACCACGACCAAGCGGTAGGTGGCCCTGACGACCTCGAGGACGCTCCAGACGACCGGCGGCCCGGGCGGAGGTTCGGCGGCGCCGTCCGGGAGGCCGGCGAGCGGCAGCACGGACAGGCCGGCCCACGGCTCGGCCAGCGTCCCCGTGAGCGCGGCCGGGTCGAGGTCGCCGACCCGGACGTCACGGTCCGCCGAACCGGCGTCCAACCCGACCCCGGCGTCGCGGTCCGCCGGACCGGGGCCCACCTCGCCGGGCTGGTCACCGGCCAGTGCCCGGGTGGGCGGGCTGGACGTGCCGGCGGCGCCCGGGGCCGTGCCGGGTGCCGGGAACAGGCTGGACCAGGTGGGGGCCGCGCCCAGGTCGAGGCGGAAGGCGAGGCCGCCGGACAGGTCAAGGAGGAGGACCGGGGCGGGGCCCCAGCGGGCCCAGGCGGCGGCCAGGTGGACGGCCACGGTGGTGGTGCCGACGCCGCCCTGGACGCCGCGGAGGGCGACGACCAGGCCGGTGGGGCCGCCGGCGGGACCGGGCCGGGCGAAGGCGGCGACCCGGGCGAGCTCGCCTGGCAGGTCGGCGACCCCGTCGGGCCAGGTGAGCAGACTGCGGGCGCCCGCGGCGAGCGCGGCCCGGACGTCGGCTGGGCGGTCGTCGTCGCCGACGGCGACCAATGGGGTCCGGCAGTCGGCTGGCAGGTGGGCGAGCGCGTCGCAGCCGACCAG
The sequence above is a segment of the Actinomycetota bacterium genome. Coding sequences within it:
- a CDS encoding CpaF family protein gives rise to the protein MTPRTHLPDHRARGPRPWSDAEAGAGVGPAGTRPWPGAGAGAAGTGASTIAAAASRVGMAGGVPPGLVQRVQRRLAATGAVASDVAGLRAAVADALDEDGVQLPAPDLTAVVRSIADELTGLGPLAPLLADPLVTDVMVNGPAEVWVERAGVVERAAVRFASAAAVAALVQRVVAPLGLRVDESRPWVDARLPGGERLHAVLPPLAPDGPVVTIRSFARRRLQLRDLIERDALDLATARLLEAMVAAGIAIAVSGATGTGKTTLLNVLAAAIPARERVVTVEDLAELRLPGPHVVRLEARPPNVEGRGEVPLRELVRNALRMRPDRIVVGEVRGPEVLDMLQAANTGHRGLMTTLHAGGPEEVPARLEAMALTAPGAGLDVVRRLVGGGIGAVVHLERTPAARPGRRVTVVAELLTTPDGRARAVPLRTADPATGLSATGHVPRWADRLDPSVLPVFEPTHPGGSVRVLCPRTHTR
- a CDS encoding cellulose synthase operon protein YhjQ/BcsQ, which produces MALVPVPPMPPLAVIAHDDPGTADSLRHAVEAVAGWQVLMADPSPAGLAAAVAAEPSVALVGCDALAHLPADCRTPLVAVGDDDRPADVRAALAAGARSLLTWPDGVADLPGELARVAAFARPGPAGGPTGLVVALRGVQGGVGTTTVAVHLAAAWARWGPAPVLLLDLSGGLAFRLDLGAAPTWSSLFPAPGTAPGAAGTSSPPTRALAGDQPGEVGPGPADRDAGVGLDAGSADRDVRVGDLDPAALTGTLAEPWAGLSVLPLAGLPDGAAEPPPGPPVVWSVLEVVRATYRLVVVDLPATDGPAVQAALSQADALVAIARCETAGVRALQAALGAWTAAGRDPDAAGAVVTGVRPRAPLAPREVRAVLGDQLWALIPAAAPELAAAAEDGVLLLDRHDLPAVQAMVALANRVVPFTAMST